The following are from one region of the Deltaproteobacteria bacterium genome:
- a CDS encoding cytochrome c biogenesis protein ResB, with amino-acid sequence MTVRRSKLKKILQNIAEFLTQTEIVFYCLFWLMVLVVVGTIAQRYVGLFQAQQQYFSSFILWFGPAPLPGGYTTLGIIFINLVFFLIFKSVWKKENLGIIITHLGVLLLLVGAFLTAGFSTEGSMVIQEGATSNFVRDYHNVELVVRDTSPEDSDQETNFTQGWLKPGSVLKTDLLPFKIQVLSFCKNCDPIRRNQPADLSYRGFAKNFDLASLPLDKEDERNRAGIFFKIDGADTLTNGTYALLEFMPVAQTLRVGGKIYELEIRRARTYLPFRIHLIDFEKQIYPGTNKARSYKSVVTLIDEGIQQRSVIQMNQPLRYKNYTFFQASFIEGDGQETTVLAVVKNVGRLFPYISSLIMCIGLLVHLLIQVPKLIFKAKSR; translated from the coding sequence ATGACCGTTCGTCGCTCCAAATTAAAAAAAATTCTTCAAAACATCGCTGAATTTTTAACTCAAACCGAAATTGTTTTCTATTGTCTCTTTTGGCTAATGGTCTTGGTGGTGGTAGGGACTATTGCGCAAAGATATGTTGGGTTGTTTCAAGCCCAACAACAATATTTTTCTTCTTTTATTTTATGGTTTGGGCCGGCGCCCTTGCCGGGTGGTTATACAACGTTAGGGATTATTTTTATTAATTTAGTTTTCTTTTTAATCTTTAAAAGTGTTTGGAAGAAAGAAAACTTGGGAATTATTATTACCCATCTGGGGGTTTTATTGTTGCTGGTGGGGGCTTTTCTTACTGCAGGGTTTAGTACCGAAGGTAGTATGGTGATTCAAGAAGGGGCGACTTCTAACTTTGTGAGAGATTATCATAACGTAGAATTGGTGGTGAGGGATACTTCACCCGAAGATAGTGACCAAGAAACTAATTTTACCCAAGGTTGGTTGAAACCCGGTTCGGTTTTAAAAACCGATCTACTGCCTTTTAAAATCCAAGTGTTAAGTTTTTGCAAAAATTGTGACCCGATTCGTCGCAATCAACCAGCCGATTTGTCTTACCGTGGTTTTGCTAAAAATTTTGATCTGGCGTCACTTCCCTTAGATAAAGAAGACGAGCGTAACCGTGCTGGGATATTTTTTAAAATCGATGGGGCTGATACCTTAACCAATGGGACCTATGCCTTGCTAGAGTTCATGCCGGTTGCCCAAACCCTGCGGGTGGGTGGTAAAATTTATGAATTAGAAATCAGAAGGGCCAGAACCTATTTGCCGTTTCGCATTCATTTGATCGATTTTGAAAAACAAATTTACCCTGGTACCAATAAAGCGCGAAGTTACAAATCAGTTGTCACACTGATTGATGAAGGCATTCAGCAACGCAGTGTGATTCAAATGAATCAGCCCTTGCGGTATAAAAATTATACCTTCTTTCAAGCTTCTTTTATTGAAGGTGATGGGCAAGAAACCACGGTTTTAGCGGTGGTGAAAAATGTGGGCAGGCTATTTCCTTATATTTCGAGTTTGATCATGTGCATTGGGTTATTGGTTCATTTGCTCATTCAAGTTCCCAAACTTATTTTTAAGGCAAAATCGCGATGA
- a CDS encoding c-type cytochrome has product MRNHKSKPVMLMSLLALFSFLLSSSVYAGAKDIFVKQKCNKCHEWKAQGVEKLPAEPDAPPPDPKFKPDLSKLSDKVTGDKKEYLKKWLNKEVQRDGKDHKKRFAGTPEELETLVSALAAQ; this is encoded by the coding sequence ATGAGAAATCATAAATCAAAACCAGTCATGCTCATGAGCCTACTGGCTTTGTTCTCTTTTTTACTCAGTAGTTCTGTTTATGCGGGTGCTAAAGACATTTTTGTTAAACAAAAATGCAATAAGTGCCACGAATGGAAAGCTCAAGGGGTTGAGAAATTACCTGCTGAACCAGACGCCCCACCCCCCGACCCCAAGTTTAAACCTGACCTCTCCAAGTTGTCAGACAAAGTAACGGGCGACAAAAAAGAATACCTAAAAAAGTGGTTGAATAAAGAAGTTCAACGCGATGGCAAAGACCACAAGAAACGTTTTGCCGGCACTCCAGAAGAACTTGAAACGCTGGTGAGTGCACTAGCCGCACAATAA
- the nrfD gene encoding polysulfide reductase NrfD has protein sequence MPTYFLFWKDLIKQVIFGPKLYYAWLGFLSIFIVIGIAGYIQQFQHGLIVTNMTDQVSWGAYIANFTYIVGLAAAAVMLVIPAHIYKFKCIKEIVLIGELLAVASIIMAMLFVMVDMGRPDRLWHLIPGLGRMNWPMSMLAWDVLVLNGYLLLNLHIPGYELYKDYKGEPPSEAYHKPFIFISIFWAISIHTVTAFLYQGLGGRPHWNSAVIAPRFLASAFAVGPCFILLTLQVVEKFSRFHVEKEAYHILKRIIAVAMIINLFLLMSEVFKEFYTDSGHSASAKYLFLGLHENHLLVPFIWTAIGLNIFSTLTFAIQKLGRNQIIINVAAVAAIVGVWIEKGMGLIVPAFIPSPLGDVVEYTPSLVEIQVCAGIWAIGLFLLTIFLKAAIPIHTGELRLQREESYPGEFSDKPWERL, from the coding sequence ATGCCCACCTATTTTTTGTTTTGGAAAGATTTAATCAAACAAGTCATCTTCGGCCCCAAACTTTATTATGCCTGGCTTGGGTTTTTATCGATTTTCATTGTCATTGGGATTGCAGGCTATATTCAACAATTTCAGCATGGCCTTATTGTCACCAACATGACCGATCAAGTTTCTTGGGGTGCCTACATCGCCAATTTTACCTACATCGTAGGTTTGGCCGCAGCCGCCGTCATGCTGGTCATCCCAGCTCATATTTATAAATTTAAATGCATCAAAGAAATCGTGCTGATTGGTGAGCTCTTGGCCGTTGCCTCCATTATTATGGCCATGTTGTTTGTAATGGTTGATATGGGCCGACCCGATCGCCTTTGGCACCTCATCCCCGGTTTAGGCCGGATGAACTGGCCCATGTCGATGCTCGCTTGGGACGTCTTGGTGCTCAATGGATATTTGCTTTTGAATTTGCATATTCCCGGCTACGAACTTTACAAAGACTATAAAGGTGAACCTCCTTCAGAGGCTTATCACAAACCTTTTATTTTCATTTCTATTTTCTGGGCCATTAGTATTCATACCGTCACCGCGTTCTTATACCAAGGCTTAGGGGGTAGACCGCATTGGAACTCCGCGGTGATTGCCCCACGATTTTTGGCCTCTGCCTTTGCCGTAGGTCCCTGTTTTATTCTTTTGACCTTACAAGTCGTCGAAAAATTTAGCCGCTTTCACGTGGAAAAAGAGGCTTATCATATTTTAAAAAGAATTATCGCGGTGGCGATGATCATCAATTTGTTCTTACTCATGTCTGAAGTCTTCAAAGAATTCTACACCGATTCAGGGCATAGCGCTTCGGCCAAATATTTATTTTTGGGGCTGCACGAAAACCACTTACTAGTTCCTTTCATTTGGACGGCTATTGGTTTGAATATTTTTTCCACCCTAACTTTCGCGATCCAAAAATTAGGGAGGAACCAAATCATCATTAATGTTGCCGCCGTGGCGGCCATTGTGGGGGTTTGGATCGAAAAGGGAATGGGGTTGATTGTCCCTGCCTTTATTCCTTCTCCCTTGGGCGATGTTGTGGAATACACCCCATCTCTGGTCGAAATTCAGGTGTGTGCCGGCATTTGGGCCATTGGGCTTTTCCTGCTGACGATTTTTCTTAAAGCCGCCATCCCCATTCACACCGGCGAATTAAGATTGCAACGCGAAGAATCCTACCCCGGAGAATTCTCAGATAAGCCCTGGGAAAGACTCTGA
- a CDS encoding 4Fe-4S dicluster domain-containing protein: MDEKKENRSSELLARALNQEVPRRSFLKGLAVGTALATVAPSKTAEAFSLSDFFKKHYKELSPQEKTAMLARIEAETKKRYGVDVKVEDPPPMNGVEFVYCLNLSKCIGCRKCVYACVKENNQSRDPQIQYIKVLEMPKGSLDVHEGNMYYDHAEVPQKDKFYMPVQCHQCKHPPCVKVCPVEATWKEPDGIVVIDYDWCIGCRYCEAACPYEARRFNFTDPKIPPEEINPNQGYLSNRIRPRGVMEKCTFCLHRTRKGLYPACLEVCPTGSRKFGNILDPNSEVRAVIQHKRIFVLKEELNTMPRFLYFFD; encoded by the coding sequence ATGGATGAAAAAAAAGAAAATAGAAGTTCAGAGCTTTTAGCAAGGGCCCTAAATCAAGAAGTGCCAAGACGTTCTTTTCTTAAAGGTCTTGCCGTAGGAACGGCCCTGGCAACGGTTGCCCCCAGCAAAACAGCAGAGGCCTTTTCGCTAAGTGATTTTTTCAAAAAACATTATAAAGAATTATCGCCCCAAGAAAAAACCGCCATGCTGGCTCGCATCGAGGCCGAAACCAAAAAACGTTACGGCGTGGATGTAAAAGTTGAAGACCCTCCACCGATGAATGGCGTTGAGTTTGTTTATTGCCTCAATCTTTCTAAATGTATCGGTTGCCGAAAATGTGTGTATGCCTGCGTTAAAGAAAACAACCAATCCCGGGATCCGCAAATTCAATATATTAAGGTGCTGGAAATGCCCAAGGGCTCACTCGATGTGCATGAAGGCAACATGTATTACGATCATGCAGAAGTCCCGCAAAAAGACAAATTTTATATGCCTGTGCAGTGCCACCAATGTAAGCATCCGCCCTGCGTCAAGGTGTGCCCGGTAGAAGCCACCTGGAAAGAACCCGACGGCATTGTGGTGATCGACTACGATTGGTGCATTGGTTGCCGTTATTGTGAGGCCGCTTGCCCCTACGAGGCTCGCCGGTTCAATTTTACGGATCCCAAAATTCCACCCGAAGAAATCAACCCCAATCAAGGTTATCTATCAAACCGTATTAGGCCACGCGGTGTCATGGAAAAATGCACCTTCTGCCTACACCGCACCCGCAAAGGCTTATACCCAGCTTGTTTGGAGGTATGCCCCACCGGTTCTCGAAAATTTGGAAATATCTTAGACCCCAACAGCGAAGTGCGAGCGGTGATTCAACACAAAAGAATTTTTGTTTTAAAAGAAGAATTAAACACCATGCCACGATTCTTATACTTCTTTGATTAA
- the nrfD gene encoding polysulfide reductase NrfD produces MRTYLIFWKAMLRQSVVGSRGYYIWLLILLFFIALGVVGYIQQLRHGLIVTNLSDQVSWGAYISNFAFVVGIAAAAVMLVIPAYVYKLKSVKKIVLVGELLAVAAIIVALLFVVVDMGRPDRLWHLLPIWGRVNWPQSMLGWDVIVLNGYLLLNFHIPAYELYKKYTGHPPSDLYYKPFIVISIFWAVFLLLVEAFLYVGLGGRPHWNAAILAPRFFTAAFSVGPAFIILTLQLLDKYTHLDVEQEVYLVLKRIVAVALLFHLILLVAEVFKEFYTDSTHGESARYLYFGLHGYHGLVPFIWTAIALNVFATLSFAIPKFSRNMVLINIAAVAAFIGIWIEKGMGLIVPGFIPTPLGDIVEYFPSWIELQICVGIWATGLLLFTLFLKAAIPIETGALRLKNLKS; encoded by the coding sequence ATGCGTACCTATCTTATTTTTTGGAAAGCCATGCTTCGCCAGTCTGTCGTGGGTTCTAGGGGTTATTATATTTGGCTGCTGATTTTGCTCTTTTTTATTGCCCTGGGTGTTGTTGGCTATATCCAACAATTGCGGCATGGTCTTATTGTCACAAATTTAAGTGATCAGGTCTCATGGGGCGCCTATATCTCTAACTTTGCTTTTGTGGTTGGCATAGCCGCCGCTGCGGTCATGTTGGTCATTCCGGCTTATGTTTACAAATTAAAATCGGTTAAAAAAATTGTGTTGGTGGGTGAGCTCTTGGCGGTGGCAGCTATTATTGTGGCCCTCTTATTTGTCGTTGTTGATATGGGCCGCCCCGATCGCCTCTGGCACCTCCTCCCCATTTGGGGTCGGGTGAACTGGCCACAATCGATGTTGGGCTGGGATGTCATCGTGCTCAACGGCTATTTACTTTTAAATTTTCACATCCCCGCCTACGAACTTTACAAAAAATATACAGGCCATCCCCCTTCCGATCTTTATTACAAACCGTTTATTGTCATTTCCATTTTCTGGGCGGTGTTTTTACTTTTGGTCGAGGCCTTTTTGTACGTAGGTTTGGGAGGAAGGCCTCACTGGAACGCAGCGATCCTCGCACCCCGATTTTTTACGGCGGCTTTTTCAGTAGGGCCTGCCTTTATTATTTTAACTTTGCAGCTGCTTGATAAATACACCCATTTAGATGTGGAACAAGAAGTTTATCTTGTGCTTAAAAGAATCGTCGCCGTGGCCCTACTTTTCCACCTCATTTTGCTCGTAGCAGAAGTTTTCAAAGAATTTTATACCGATTCAACCCACGGCGAATCAGCTCGTTATCTTTATTTTGGTTTACATGGCTACCATGGGCTTGTTCCCTTCATCTGGACTGCCATTGCTTTAAATGTTTTTGCCACCTTAAGTTTTGCCATCCCCAAATTCAGTCGCAACATGGTACTTATTAACATCGCTGCGGTAGCGGCCTTCATTGGTATTTGGATTGAAAAAGGCATGGGGCTTATTGTGCCTGGTTTTATTCCCACTCCCTTAGGCGACATTGTTGAATACTTCCCTTCATGGATTGAACTACAAATTTGTGTTGGCATTTGGGCCACGGGGCTATTACTCTTCACCCTCTTCCTCAAAGCTGCCATCCCCATTGAAACAGGGGCATTGCGATTGAAAAACTTAAAAAGCTAA